AACACAAGTTCCCTTAGATGGAATTGGTTTTTCTGACGAAATTGGGTATACAGACTGTCAGAAAGAAGGAAGGTGGGTTTTTAATGAAAATATGTCTGGGCAAAGAACAAATAGAGATATGGCTGGTATGACTCCAACCTGTACTACGACTTCACAGCGTAATTTTTCCTATGTATATAATTCTTCTGAGAAAAATTTCGAGATCAAATATCAGGGAACTGTTGTTTCAGATAAAGGTAAAGTGACTTTGTTGGATGCAGAAACGTTAAATCTGAAAATTGAAGATACTACAGATCCTACTATTTATAAGTCTACAACCTATACTTTTAAAAGAATTCCGCAATAATAATCAGTGTTTCAATTCTAATATATAATCTCATCGCAAGGTGAGATTTTTTTTGTTTATAAGAATTACATTGTAATTAATTAAAAATTCAATTTACATTAATTTTATAATCATTATTTTTGTGAAACTAGATTGAGAATTGATAATGAAATTAATTCTAATATCTAAAGTCTAACATCTAACATCTATAATAAAAAGTGTTTTACGATCATCAGCAGATAGAAAAAAAGTGGCAGAAATACTGGGAAGAAAACCAAACGTATAAGACTTCCAATAACACAGACAAACCAAAATTTTATGTTCTCGATATGTTTCCGTATCCGTCGGGAGCGGGGCTTCACGTAGGTCATCCGCTTGGATATATTGCGTCAGATATTTACGCGAGATATAAAAGACATCAGGGGTTTAATGTTCTCCACCCGGTTGGTTACGATAGTTTTGGGCTTCCTGCTGAGCAGTATGCCATTCAAACCGGAACCCACCCCGCTGTTACTACTGAGCAAAACATTACAAGATACGAAGAGCAGTTAAGAAAAATTGGTTTCTCTTTCGATTGGAGTAGAGAAGTGAGAACTTCTGACGCTTCTTACTATAAATGGACACAATGGATTTTCATTGAATTGTTCCATTCTTGGTATAATAAAGATACAGACAAGGCAGAATCTATCGATACTTTAATCAAGCATTTTGAAGAAAAAGGAACAGTAGGATTAAATGCCAATCAAAATGACGAATTAAATTTTACGGCAGAAGAATGGAAGTCTGCTTCTGAAATAGATAAAGAAGATATCCTTCTAAATTACCGTTTAGCCTACAGAGCGGAGACGACGGTAAACTGGTGTCCTGCTTTGGGAACAGTTTTAGCCAACGATGAGATTAAAGACGGAAAATCTGAAAGAGGAGGTTTTCCTGTTTTCCAAAAGAAAATGATGCAGTGGAGCATGAGAATTTCTGCTTACTCTGAAAGATTATTACAAGGTTTAAAAACTTTAGACTGGCCACAACCTTTAAAAGATTCTCAAGAATACTGGATTGGGAAATCTCAAGGCGCTCAAGTGAAATTTAATGTTGAAGGTCATGACGAGATTGTAGAAGTTTTCACCACAAGACCTGATACAATTTTTGGAGCAACATTTATGGTTTTAGCTCCGGAAAATCCTTTAGTGGAAAATATTACGACTGATACTCAAAAAGCTGAAGTTGATACTTATATTGAAGAAACTTCCAAAAAGACTGAGAGGGACAGAATGTCTGACGTTAAAAACGTTTCAGGTGCTTTCACGGGAAGTTATGCAATCAATCCGTTTAGCGGGGAAAAGATGCCAATCTATATTTCAGATTATGTATTGATGGGCTACGGAACGGGAGCTGTAATGGCTGTTCCTGCACATGACGAGCGTGATCATAGATTTGCGAAAAAATTTAATTTAGAAATTAAAAAAGTTGTAGAAACAGAAGAAGATATTCATGAAAAATCTTTTGATTCTAAAGATTCTGTTTGTGTAAATTCTGATTTCTTAAACGGATTAAAATATAAGGAGGCTA
The sequence above is a segment of the Chryseobacterium turcicum genome. Coding sequences within it:
- a CDS encoding lipocalin family protein, with protein sequence MKKLALFAGLSLLAFTGCNDDDVQEQIFPIVGTWSPTKEVRTQVPLDGIGFSDEIGYTDCQKEGRWVFNENMSGQRTNRDMAGMTPTCTTTSQRNFSYVYNSSEKNFEIKYQGTVVSDKGKVTLLDAETLNLKIEDTTDPTIYKSTTYTFKRIPQ